In Streptomyces sp. 840.1, one DNA window encodes the following:
- a CDS encoding GlsB/YeaQ/YmgE family stress response membrane protein, protein MSWLWAIIVGLVLGLIAKAILPGKQEIPLWLTVIFGMIGSILGNAVATWLGVNDTKGIDWTRHVLQLIGAVVVVGVGDMAWTSIRGNRRQKT, encoded by the coding sequence ATGAGCTGGTTGTGGGCAATCATCGTGGGCCTGGTCCTCGGTCTGATCGCGAAGGCGATCCTGCCGGGGAAGCAGGAGATCCCGCTCTGGCTGACGGTCATCTTCGGCATGATCGGCAGCATCCTCGGCAACGCTGTCGCCACCTGGCTCGGTGTCAACGACACCAAGGGCATCGACTGGACACGGCACGTTCTCCAGCTGATCGGTGCAGTGGTGGTGGTCGGCGTCGGGGACATGGCGTGGACATCGATCCGCGGCAACAGGCGGCAGAAGACCTGA
- the tyrS gene encoding tyrosine--tRNA ligase, with product MTDIVDELKWRGLFAQSTDEDALRKALADGPVTFYCGYDPTAASLHVGHLVQVLTMRRLQQAGLRPLALVGGATGQIGDPRPTAERTLNDPETIAAWVSRLRSQIEPFLSFEGDNAAVMVNNLDWTAGMSAIEFLRDIGKHFRVNKMLTKESIARRLESDEGISYTEFSYQLLQSMDFLELYRRHGCTLQQGGSDQWGNLTAGLDLIHRLEPGAEVHALATPLMTKADGTKFGKSESGAVWLDPEMTTPYAFYQFWLNVDDRDISRYMRILSFRSPAELEELEKVTEERPQARSAQRALAEELTTLVHGADQCAAVIAASKALFGQGELSGLDEATLSAALSEVPHARVTELGPLVDLLVEVGLAPSKSGARRTVKEGGAYVNNVKVTDGEVAPAREELLHGRWLVLRRGKKNLAAIEVTAG from the coding sequence GTGACGGACATCGTCGACGAGCTGAAGTGGCGCGGGCTGTTCGCCCAGTCCACTGACGAGGACGCACTGCGCAAGGCTCTCGCGGACGGTCCCGTCACGTTCTATTGCGGCTACGACCCCACCGCGGCGAGTCTGCACGTCGGCCACCTGGTGCAGGTGCTCACCATGCGCCGGCTCCAGCAGGCCGGTCTGCGGCCGCTCGCCCTGGTGGGAGGGGCCACCGGCCAGATCGGTGACCCCCGGCCGACCGCCGAGCGCACGCTGAACGACCCGGAGACCATCGCCGCCTGGGTGTCGCGGCTGCGGTCCCAGATCGAGCCGTTCCTGTCCTTCGAGGGCGACAACGCCGCGGTCATGGTGAACAACCTGGACTGGACCGCGGGCATGTCCGCGATCGAGTTCCTCCGGGACATCGGCAAGCACTTCCGGGTCAACAAGATGCTCACCAAGGAGTCCATCGCCCGGCGGCTGGAGTCCGACGAGGGCATCAGCTACACCGAGTTCAGCTACCAGCTGCTCCAGAGCATGGACTTCCTGGAGCTGTACCGGCGGCACGGCTGCACCCTCCAGCAGGGCGGCAGCGACCAGTGGGGCAACCTCACCGCCGGCCTGGACCTGATCCACCGCCTGGAGCCGGGCGCCGAGGTGCACGCGCTGGCGACGCCGCTGATGACGAAGGCGGACGGGACCAAGTTCGGCAAGTCCGAGAGCGGTGCCGTCTGGCTCGACCCGGAGATGACGACGCCGTACGCGTTCTACCAGTTCTGGCTGAACGTGGACGACCGGGACATCTCGCGCTACATGCGCATCCTCAGCTTCCGGAGCCCCGCCGAGCTGGAGGAGCTGGAGAAGGTCACCGAGGAGCGGCCGCAGGCCCGGTCGGCGCAGCGCGCGCTGGCCGAGGAGCTGACGACGCTGGTGCACGGCGCGGACCAGTGCGCCGCGGTCATCGCCGCGTCGAAGGCCCTGTTCGGCCAGGGTGAGCTGAGCGGGCTGGACGAGGCGACGCTGAGCGCCGCGCTCTCCGAGGTGCCGCACGCCCGGGTCACCGAGCTGGGTCCGCTGGTGGACCTCCTGGTGGAGGTCGGCCTGGCACCGAGCAAGTCGGGCGCGCGCCGCACGGTCAAGGAGGGCGGCGCGTACGTGAACAACGTCAAGGTCACCGACGGTGAGGTGGCACCGGCCCGCGAGGAGCTGCTGCACGGGCGCTGGCTGGTGCTGCGCCGGGGCAAGAAGAACCTCGCGGCCATCGAGGTCACGGCCGGCTGA
- a CDS encoding metallopeptidase TldD-related protein, which translates to MSRVSKPHEIVERALELSTADGCVVIADEESSANLRWAGNALTTNGVTRGRTLTVIATVDGAEGAASGVVSRTAVTAADLEPLVRAAEAAARGAGPAEDAQPLVTGVAASPDFTDAPAETDSDVFAAFAPALGDAFARARAGGRELYGFANHEMTSTYLGTSTGLRLRHDQPNGTLELNAKSPDRSRSAWAGRATRDFKDVDPAELDAELARRLGWAERRVELPAGRYETLLPPTAVADLLIYQLWSSTARDAAEGRTVFSRPGGGTRLGETLSPLPLTLCSDPHAPGLESAPFVVAHSSGDGGSVFDNGLPLTRTDWIRDGRLDRLTTTRHTAGLTGLPLAPAIDNLVLEGGGERSLEEMVAATTGPALLLTCMWYIREVDPATLLLTGLTRDGVYLVEGGEVVGEVNNFRFNESSVDLLSRATEAGRTEKTLPREWGDWFTRAAMPALRIPDFNMSSVSRGV; encoded by the coding sequence ATGAGCCGCGTCAGCAAGCCGCACGAGATCGTCGAGCGCGCTCTCGAACTGTCCACCGCCGACGGCTGTGTGGTCATCGCCGACGAGGAGTCGTCGGCCAATCTGCGGTGGGCGGGCAACGCGCTCACCACGAACGGGGTGACCCGGGGCCGGACCCTGACCGTCATCGCCACGGTCGACGGGGCCGAGGGCGCCGCGTCCGGGGTCGTGTCCCGGACCGCCGTCACCGCGGCGGACCTGGAGCCGCTGGTGCGGGCCGCCGAGGCCGCCGCGCGGGGCGCCGGTCCTGCCGAGGACGCGCAGCCGCTGGTCACCGGGGTGGCGGCCTCCCCCGACTTCACGGACGCGCCGGCGGAGACGGACTCCGATGTGTTCGCGGCGTTCGCCCCCGCGCTCGGTGACGCCTTCGCGCGGGCCAGGGCCGGTGGCCGGGAGCTGTACGGCTTCGCGAACCACGAGATGACCTCGACCTACCTCGGTACGTCGACCGGGCTGCGGCTGCGGCACGACCAGCCGAACGGGACGCTGGAGCTGAACGCCAAGTCGCCCGACCGCTCGCGCTCGGCCTGGGCGGGGCGGGCGACCCGCGACTTCAAGGACGTCGACCCGGCGGAGCTGGACGCCGAGCTGGCCCGTCGGCTGGGCTGGGCGGAGCGCCGGGTCGAGCTGCCGGCCGGCCGGTACGAGACGCTGCTGCCGCCGACCGCCGTCGCCGATCTGCTGATCTACCAGCTGTGGTCCTCGACCGCCCGGGACGCGGCCGAGGGCCGGACGGTGTTCTCCAGGCCCGGCGGCGGCACCCGGCTCGGCGAGACGCTGTCCCCGCTGCCGCTGACGCTGTGCAGCGACCCGCACGCGCCGGGCCTCGAATCGGCGCCCTTCGTCGTCGCGCACTCCTCCGGGGACGGCGGTTCGGTCTTCGACAACGGGCTGCCGCTGACCCGCACCGACTGGATCAGGGACGGCCGCCTCGACCGGCTGACCACCACCCGGCACACGGCGGGCCTGACCGGGCTGCCGCTCGCCCCGGCGATCGACAACCTGGTCCTGGAGGGCGGCGGCGAGCGCTCGCTGGAGGAGATGGTGGCCGCCACGACCGGCCCCGCCCTGCTGCTGACCTGCATGTGGTACATCCGCGAGGTCGATCCGGCGACGCTGCTGCTGACCGGGCTGACCCGCGACGGGGTGTACCTCGTGGAAGGCGGCGAGGTGGTCGGTGAGGTGAACAACTTCCGCTTCAACGAGTCCTCGGTGGACCTGCTGTCGCGGGCCACCGAGGCGGGGCGCACCGAGAAGACGCTGCCGCGCGAGTGGGGCGACTGGTTCACCCGGGCCGCGATGCCCGCACTGCGCATCCCGGACTTCAACATGAGCTCGGTGAGCCGGGGCGTGTGA
- a CDS encoding TldD/PmbA family protein, whose amino-acid sequence MPHEVDQSFLALPLRPLADAALARARALGAVHADFRFERVRSATWRLRDARPAGASDSTDLGYAVRVVHGGAWGFASGVDLTMDAAARVASQAVAMAKLSAKVIAAAGSNERVELADEPVHGERTWVSAYDVDPFDVPAGEKAGLLAEWSARLLAAKGVAHVDASLMTVHENKFYADTAGTVTTQQRVRLHPEFTAVAVDATSGEFDSMRTIAPPAGRGWEYLTGTGWDWDAELERIPGLLAEKMRAPGVEAGTYDLVVDPSNLWLTIHESIGHATELDRALGYEAAYAGTSFATFDKLGKLAYGSPVMNVTGDRTAEHGLATIGYDDEGVEAQSWDLVKDGTLVGYQLDRRIAKLTDLGRSNGCAYADSPGHVPVQRMANVSLAPDPGGLSTEDLIGGVERGIYVVGDRSWSIDMQRYNFQFTGQRFFRIENGRLAGQLRDVAYQATTTDFWGSMEKVGGPQTYVLGGAFNCGKAQPGQVAAVSHGCPSALFRGVNILNTTQEAGR is encoded by the coding sequence GTGCCCCATGAGGTAGATCAGTCGTTCCTGGCCCTTCCGCTGAGGCCCCTCGCCGACGCGGCGCTCGCCCGCGCGCGGGCGCTCGGGGCCGTGCACGCCGACTTCCGCTTCGAGCGGGTGCGCAGCGCCACCTGGCGGCTGCGGGACGCCCGCCCGGCCGGGGCGTCGGACAGCACCGACCTCGGGTACGCGGTGCGGGTGGTGCACGGCGGGGCCTGGGGGTTCGCCTCCGGGGTGGATCTGACGATGGACGCGGCGGCGAGGGTGGCCTCGCAGGCCGTCGCCATGGCGAAGCTGTCGGCGAAGGTGATCGCCGCGGCGGGTTCGAACGAGCGCGTGGAGCTGGCGGACGAGCCGGTGCACGGGGAGCGGACCTGGGTCTCCGCGTACGACGTCGACCCCTTCGACGTGCCGGCCGGGGAGAAGGCCGGGCTGCTCGCCGAGTGGAGCGCCCGGCTGCTGGCCGCGAAGGGCGTGGCGCATGTGGACGCCTCACTGATGACCGTCCACGAGAACAAGTTCTACGCGGACACGGCCGGCACGGTCACCACGCAGCAGCGGGTGCGGCTGCATCCGGAGTTCACCGCGGTGGCGGTGGACGCGACGAGCGGTGAGTTCGACTCGATGCGCACGATCGCGCCGCCGGCCGGGCGCGGCTGGGAGTACCTGACCGGCACCGGCTGGGACTGGGACGCGGAGCTGGAGCGGATTCCGGGGCTGCTGGCCGAGAAGATGCGGGCGCCGGGCGTCGAGGCGGGCACCTACGACCTGGTCGTCGACCCGTCGAACCTGTGGCTGACCATCCACGAGTCGATCGGCCACGCCACGGAGCTGGACCGGGCGCTGGGCTACGAGGCGGCGTACGCGGGGACCTCGTTCGCGACCTTCGACAAGCTCGGCAAGCTGGCGTACGGCTCCCCCGTGATGAACGTGACGGGCGACCGGACGGCCGAGCACGGGCTGGCGACGATCGGCTACGACGACGAGGGCGTCGAGGCCCAGTCGTGGGACCTGGTGAAGGACGGCACGCTGGTCGGCTACCAGCTGGACCGCCGGATCGCGAAGCTGACGGATCTGGGCCGGTCCAACGGGTGCGCCTACGCGGACTCGCCGGGCCACGTCCCCGTGCAGCGCATGGCGAACGTGTCGCTGGCGCCCGATCCCGGCGGACTGTCCACGGAGGACCTGATCGGCGGCGTCGAGCGCGGGATCTACGTGGTCGGCGACCGGTCCTGGTCGATCGACATGCAGCGGTACAACTTCCAGTTCACCGGGCAGCGGTTCTTCCGGATCGAGAACGGCAGGCTCGCCGGACAGCTGCGCGACGTCGCCTACCAGGCGACGACGACGGACTTCTGGGGCTCGATGGAGAAGGTCGGTGGTCCGCAGACCTACGTCCTGGGCGGCGCCTTCAACTGCGGCAAGGCCCAGCCCGGCCAGGTCGCGGCCGTCTCGCACGGCTGCCCCTCCGCCCTCTTCCGAGGCGTGAACATCCTCAACACGACGCAGGAGGCCGGACGATGA
- the fabG gene encoding 3-oxoacyl-[acyl-carrier-protein] reductase yields the protein MSRSVLVTGGNRGIGLAIARAFADNGDKVAITFRSGEPPQALTEAGVLAVRCDITDAEQVEQAYKVIEEQHGNVEVLVANAGITKDQLLMRMSEEDFTSVLDTNLTGTFRVVKRANRGMLRAKKGRVVLISSVVGLLGSAGQANYAASKAGLVGFARSLARELGSRNITFNVVAPGFVDTDMTQALTEEQRKGIVAQVPLARYAQPAEIAAAVRFLASDDASYITGAVIPVDGGLGMGH from the coding sequence TTGAGCCGCTCGGTTCTCGTCACCGGAGGAAACCGGGGCATCGGCCTCGCCATCGCCCGCGCTTTCGCCGACAACGGCGACAAGGTCGCGATCACCTTCCGCTCCGGCGAGCCGCCCCAGGCCCTCACCGAGGCCGGTGTTCTCGCGGTGCGCTGCGACATCACCGACGCCGAGCAGGTGGAGCAGGCCTACAAGGTGATCGAGGAGCAGCACGGCAACGTGGAGGTGCTGGTCGCCAACGCCGGTATCACCAAGGACCAGTTGCTGATGCGGATGAGCGAGGAGGACTTCACGTCCGTACTCGACACCAACCTCACCGGGACCTTCCGGGTCGTCAAGCGTGCCAACCGGGGGATGCTGCGCGCCAAGAAGGGCCGCGTCGTCCTCATCTCCTCCGTCGTCGGCCTCCTCGGGTCGGCGGGGCAGGCGAACTACGCCGCCTCCAAGGCCGGCCTGGTCGGCTTCGCCCGGTCGCTCGCCCGTGAGCTGGGCTCGCGGAACATCACCTTCAACGTCGTCGCACCCGGTTTCGTCGACACCGACATGACGCAGGCGCTCACCGAGGAGCAGCGCAAGGGCATCGTCGCCCAGGTGCCGCTCGCGCGTTACGCGCAGCCCGCGGAGATCGCCGCCGCGGTGCGCTTCCTCGCCTCCGACGACGCGTCGTACATCACTGGAGCCGTCATCCCTGTTGACGGCGGATTGGGCATGGGTCACTGA
- the fabI gene encoding enoyl-ACP reductase FabI, with translation MSGILDGKRILISGVLMESSIAFHAAKVAQEQGAEIILTAFPRPTLTERIAKKLPKPAKVIELDVTNNEHLDRLAGLVRDELGSLDGVVHSIGFAPQDALGGNFLNTPFESVSTAMHVSAFSLKSLAMACKPLMSEGGSIVGLTFDAQFAWPQYDWMGPTKAALEATSRYLARDLGKDNIRCNLVSAGPLGSMAAKSIPGFGELAEVWNTRAPLAWDMSDPEPAGRAIVALLSDFFPKTTGEIIHVDSGVHMIGA, from the coding sequence ATGAGCGGAATTCTCGACGGCAAGCGCATCCTCATCTCCGGGGTGCTGATGGAGTCGTCCATCGCGTTCCACGCCGCCAAGGTGGCCCAGGAGCAGGGCGCGGAGATCATCCTGACCGCCTTCCCCCGGCCCACGCTGACCGAGCGCATCGCCAAGAAGCTGCCCAAGCCGGCCAAGGTCATCGAGCTGGACGTGACCAACAACGAGCACCTGGACCGGCTGGCCGGTCTGGTGCGCGACGAGCTCGGCTCGCTCGACGGCGTCGTCCACTCCATCGGCTTCGCGCCGCAGGACGCGCTCGGCGGCAACTTCCTCAACACCCCCTTCGAGTCGGTCTCCACGGCGATGCACGTCTCGGCGTTCTCGCTGAAGTCGCTCGCCATGGCGTGCAAGCCGCTGATGAGCGAGGGCGGTTCGATCGTCGGCCTCACCTTCGACGCGCAGTTCGCCTGGCCGCAGTACGACTGGATGGGCCCGACGAAGGCCGCGCTGGAGGCCACCTCCCGCTACCTCGCTCGTGACCTGGGCAAGGACAACATCCGCTGCAACCTGGTCTCGGCCGGGCCGCTCGGCTCCATGGCCGCCAAGTCCATCCCGGGCTTCGGCGAGCTCGCCGAGGTGTGGAACACCCGCGCACCGCTGGCCTGGGACATGTCGGACCCGGAGCCGGCCGGCCGCGCCATCGTCGCGCTGCTCTCGGACTTCTTCCCGAAGACGACGGGCGAGATCATCCACGTCGACAGTGGCGTGCACATGATCGGCGCCTGA
- a CDS encoding FadR/GntR family transcriptional regulator, which produces MALTSPRRSALADQVIAQLRNQITSGEWPVGSRIPTEPELVEQLGVARNTVREAVRALAHNGLLDIRQGSGTYVAATSELAGVMHRRFAAADPRHVAELRSTLESSAARLAAVRRTDRDLKQLDALMRRREETWNAGDAEAFVAADATLHLAVVAASHNDVLTGLYADLGDLLREHVRDDVGHELRPENHMDHGRLVEAIRAGDAETAAAEAASHALSCLVDRV; this is translated from the coding sequence ATGGCGCTGACGTCCCCGCGGCGTTCGGCTCTCGCCGACCAGGTGATTGCCCAGCTGAGGAACCAGATCACCTCGGGCGAGTGGCCCGTGGGCTCGCGCATTCCCACCGAACCCGAGCTGGTCGAGCAGCTGGGGGTGGCCCGTAACACCGTCCGCGAGGCGGTGCGCGCGCTCGCGCACAACGGGCTGCTCGACATCCGGCAGGGTTCGGGCACCTATGTGGCCGCCACCAGCGAGCTGGCCGGGGTGATGCACCGCCGGTTCGCCGCCGCCGATCCGCGCCACGTCGCCGAGCTGCGCTCGACACTGGAGTCGTCGGCCGCGCGACTGGCCGCCGTCCGGCGCACCGACCGGGACCTGAAGCAGCTGGACGCGCTCATGCGGCGCCGGGAGGAGACGTGGAACGCGGGGGACGCCGAGGCGTTCGTGGCGGCGGACGCGACGCTGCACCTGGCCGTCGTGGCCGCCTCCCACAACGACGTGCTGACCGGGCTCTACGCCGACCTGGGTGACCTGCTGCGGGAACACGTCCGGGACGACGTCGGCCATGAGCTGCGTCCGGAGAACCACATGGACCACGGGCGGCTGGTCGAGGCGATCCGCGCCGGTGACGCGGAGACGGCGGCGGCCGAGGCCGCGAGCCACGCGCTGAGCTGCCTGGTGGACCGGGTCTGA
- a CDS encoding MFS transporter — protein sequence MRDDETPPQTPTGTLSPATPAAPGTDAPTAAAGPAPWLLRLVVVGLVLTALNLRPAITSLGALLEEVRDGLHMSGSIAGVLTSVPPLCFAVFGIMAPRLARRFGPGAVVCAGMTAITAGLVIRPLVGGTAGFLAASALALMGIAVSNVLMPVIVKRWFPDRVGSMTGLYSMALALGTSLAAAVTVPMTEAMGGSWKAGLGIWAVLAAAAILPWIPLVRNRSGAPGQASAQQARVPELRITRSRTAWALACFFGLQATAAYITMGWMPQIFRDAGVSAGTAGVLLAVTMAMGVPLAFVIPRVAARMRNQGPIVVFLGACGLIGYGGLFLAPSGGAWAWAVLLGISNCAFPLALTMISMRSRSGAGVVRLSAFAQSCGYLISIPGPLLVGVLYQHSGGWGLPIGLMAALMVPQMAAGILAGRDRTIEDEC from the coding sequence ATGCGTGACGACGAAACCCCTCCCCAGACCCCGACCGGGACGCTGAGTCCCGCCACTCCGGCGGCCCCCGGGACCGACGCCCCCACCGCCGCGGCCGGCCCCGCGCCGTGGCTGCTCCGCCTGGTCGTCGTCGGGCTCGTCCTCACCGCACTCAACCTCCGCCCCGCCATCACCAGCCTCGGCGCCCTCCTCGAAGAGGTGCGCGACGGGCTGCACATGAGCGGGAGCATCGCGGGCGTCCTCACCTCCGTGCCGCCCCTGTGCTTCGCGGTCTTCGGCATCATGGCGCCGCGCCTGGCCCGCCGCTTCGGCCCCGGCGCGGTCGTCTGCGCGGGCATGACCGCGATCACCGCGGGGCTGGTGATCAGGCCCCTCGTCGGCGGCACCGCCGGATTCCTCGCGGCGAGCGCGCTCGCCCTGATGGGCATCGCCGTGAGCAACGTCCTGATGCCGGTGATCGTCAAGCGCTGGTTCCCGGACCGGGTCGGCTCCATGACCGGCCTCTACTCCATGGCCCTGGCCCTGGGCACCTCGCTGGCCGCCGCCGTGACCGTCCCCATGACCGAGGCGATGGGCGGCAGTTGGAAGGCCGGCCTCGGCATCTGGGCCGTGCTCGCCGCCGCCGCGATCCTGCCCTGGATCCCGCTGGTACGGAACCGCAGCGGCGCCCCCGGGCAGGCCTCCGCCCAGCAGGCACGGGTCCCGGAGCTCAGGATCACCCGCAGCCGGACCGCCTGGGCCCTCGCCTGCTTCTTCGGCCTCCAGGCCACCGCCGCGTACATCACCATGGGCTGGATGCCGCAGATCTTCCGCGACGCCGGGGTCTCGGCCGGCACCGCGGGTGTCCTGCTCGCCGTCACCATGGCGATGGGCGTCCCGCTCGCCTTCGTCATCCCCCGGGTCGCGGCCCGGATGCGGAACCAGGGCCCGATCGTGGTCTTCCTCGGCGCGTGCGGCCTCATCGGCTACGGGGGCCTCTTCCTCGCGCCGTCCGGCGGGGCCTGGGCGTGGGCGGTGCTCCTGGGCATCTCGAACTGTGCCTTCCCGCTCGCCCTCACGATGATCAGCATGCGTTCGCGCAGCGGTGCCGGAGTGGTCCGGCTGTCCGCGTTCGCCCAGTCCTGCGGTTACCTGATCTCGATCCCCGGCCCGCTCCTGGTGGGCGTGCTCTACCAGCACAGCGGCGGCTGGGGGCTGCCGATCGGCCTGATGGCGGCCCTGATGGTGCCGCAGATGGCGGCGGGCATCCTGGCCGGCCGGGACCGGACGATCGAGGACGAATGCTGA
- a CDS encoding SGM_5486 family transporter-associated protein, protein MLDPNPQNGQKKLLLVFGAMVLISIVIAVIATLASP, encoded by the coding sequence GTGCTCGACCCGAATCCCCAGAACGGTCAGAAGAAGCTCCTGCTCGTCTTCGGGGCGATGGTGCTGATCTCGATCGTCATCGCGGTCATCGCCACCCTCGCCTCCCCGTAG
- a CDS encoding histidine phosphatase family protein — translation MSVDTPRRIVLLRHAKAEWSQDSDHERPLAERGRKDAPVAGRKLADSGIAFDLALCSTAARTRETWKLAVHEMPERPRTVYEERLYEASLGELIALVNETPDEVRNLLVIAHNPGMHALADALSGASEGDALARMTRGGFPTAAFAVVEFSGNWKGVEHGIGKLTEYWTPND, via the coding sequence ATGAGCGTCGATACACCTCGCAGGATCGTCCTTCTCAGGCACGCAAAGGCGGAATGGTCGCAGGACTCCGACCATGAGCGGCCCCTCGCGGAACGCGGCCGCAAGGACGCCCCCGTAGCAGGCCGCAAACTCGCCGATTCCGGGATCGCCTTCGATCTGGCTCTCTGCTCCACCGCCGCCAGGACGCGCGAGACCTGGAAGCTGGCCGTGCACGAGATGCCGGAGCGCCCCAGGACCGTGTACGAGGAGCGGTTGTACGAGGCCTCGCTCGGCGAACTGATCGCCCTGGTCAACGAGACCCCGGACGAGGTCCGCAACCTGCTGGTGATCGCCCACAACCCGGGTATGCACGCGCTCGCCGACGCACTCTCGGGGGCGTCCGAGGGCGATGCCCTGGCCCGGATGACCCGCGGCGGCTTCCCGACCGCGGCGTTCGCCGTGGTCGAGTTCTCCGGCAACTGGAAGGGCGTGGAGCACGGTATCGGCAAGCTCACCGAGTACTGGACTCCGAACGACTGA
- the serB gene encoding phosphoserine phosphatase SerB, with translation MSASQPPQSSPSPESPESRQGIDAPTLLVKIFGKDRPGITAGLFDTLAAYSVDVVDIEQVVTRGRIVLCVLVTSPVAGGTTEGDLRATVHSWAESLKLQAEIISGTGDNRPRGDGRSHVTVLGHPLTAESTAAIAASITSTGGNIDRIFRLAKYPVTAVEFAVSGTGTEELRTALATEAAEIGVDVAVVSAGLSRRAQRLVVMDVDSTLIQDEVIELFAAHAGCEAEVAAVTEQAMRGELDFEQSLHARVALLAGLDASVVEKVRAEVRLTPGARTLIRTLKRLGYQVGVVSGGFTQVTDDLKERLGLDFASANTLEVVDGRLTGRVTGPIVDRAGKARLLRSFAAEAGVPLAQTVAIGDGANDLDMLNTAGLGVAFNAKPVVRRAAHTAVNVPFLDTVLYLLGITREEVEAADGLVE, from the coding sequence ATGAGCGCATCTCAGCCACCTCAGTCCTCGCCGTCTCCTGAGTCCCCTGAGTCACGTCAGGGCATCGACGCACCGACCCTTCTCGTGAAGATCTTCGGGAAGGACCGTCCCGGCATCACCGCCGGGCTGTTCGACACCCTCGCCGCCTACTCCGTCGATGTCGTCGACATCGAGCAGGTCGTCACCCGTGGCCGCATCGTCCTGTGTGTCCTGGTCACCTCGCCGGTCGCGGGCGGTACCACCGAGGGCGATCTGCGGGCCACCGTGCACAGCTGGGCCGAGTCGCTGAAACTGCAGGCCGAGATCATCTCCGGCACGGGCGACAACCGTCCCCGCGGCGACGGCCGCTCCCATGTGACGGTGCTCGGCCACCCGCTGACCGCGGAGTCGACCGCCGCCATAGCGGCAAGCATCACCTCGACCGGCGGGAACATCGACCGGATCTTCCGGCTGGCCAAGTATCCGGTCACGGCCGTCGAGTTCGCGGTGTCCGGCACCGGGACCGAGGAGCTGCGGACCGCGCTGGCCACCGAGGCCGCCGAGATCGGCGTCGACGTGGCGGTGGTCTCGGCCGGGCTGAGCCGCCGTGCGCAGCGGCTCGTCGTGATGGACGTCGACTCGACGCTCATCCAGGACGAGGTCATCGAGCTGTTCGCGGCCCATGCCGGCTGCGAGGCGGAGGTCGCCGCGGTCACCGAGCAGGCGATGCGCGGCGAACTCGACTTCGAGCAGTCGCTGCACGCACGGGTGGCGCTGCTGGCGGGCCTCGACGCATCGGTGGTGGAGAAGGTGCGCGCCGAGGTACGGCTGACGCCGGGCGCCCGCACCCTGATCCGTACGCTGAAGCGGCTCGGCTACCAAGTAGGCGTCGTCTCCGGCGGGTTCACGCAGGTGACGGACGATCTCAAGGAGCGGCTGGGGCTCGACTTCGCCTCTGCCAACACTCTGGAGGTGGTCGACGGGCGGCTCACCGGCCGGGTGACCGGGCCGATCGTCGACCGGGCCGGCAAGGCCCGGCTGCTGCGGAGCTTCGCCGCGGAGGCCGGGGTGCCGCTGGCGCAGACCGTGGCGATCGGTGACGGGGCCAACGACCTGGACATGCTGAACACCGCGGGGCTCGGCGTCGCCTTCAACGCCAAGCCGGTGGTCCGCAGGGCCGCGCACACGGCGGTGAACGTGCCGTTCCTGGACACCGTGCTCTATCTGCTCGGCATCACCCGCGAGGAGGTCGAGGCCGCCGACGGTCTCGTCGAGTAG